Genomic segment of Heliangelus exortis chromosome 7, bHelExo1.hap1, whole genome shotgun sequence:
ttcgAGACGATGGCTGCAGAATACACAGCTGGGGAGATAATAAAGCCTTCCTGTGGCAATTATCGGTGCTCAGGCCACCGTATCTCGTTATTTTGATAGACAGTGAACTTGGCGCAGTTGTCGGCCGGGTTCACGCAGATGTCACGGTCCGTGTTGTAGGTCACAAGCAGGTCAGCTCCCGGCAAGGGGAGAGGGCCGGGTCAGGGCGCGGCTGCCGCTCCCGGACAGAGCCGGCCGGGCCCCGCGGAGCCGCACCGTACCTCGGAGGCGGGGAAGTACCCCCGAGGGGGGCAGAATTGGGGTCCCTCTTGAGCAAGGTGCTGCGGAGGCGGCAGCCTCGCTGCAGCGAGGCATCGTAAGAGCACGGATGGTCTCATGTGATGCGCTGAttgtcagaaaaataataattaaaagtgaCATCTTTGCCCCTACACAAACACACGCACAACTTCCAGTGTTTATTGAGCTTGTCTATGAGCACAAAAGCAACAcggagaagaagaaaaaaaaactgaaaggaaaaaaggaagcacGGTAGTTTATTGGTAACAGCTGTACCCGGCAGGGCGCCCCGCGCTCCCGGCCGCACTCCGTGCACAGGCGCCGCTTTCCCCATCGGCCGCGTCGTGCGCCGGGACACAGCGGCTGCCACAGCGACTGCAGCCTCCCCGCAGCCCCGCCAACGGCACCTATTCCGTCGAGCTCCTCCTGGCCGGATCTGCCGCTCCATTCCGGTGAGCAGCCCCCGGTTCCCACCCGACGGCTTCGGGAAGGAGCTCCTCCGCTCCGTGGCTGCAGGCGGGGTGCCAGACCAGTACCGGGACGCTGCCGAGCCGAGCTCTTCTTCCTGGCCGTGACAGCCAGCGAGCCCCGGGCGAGGGCGAGCAGCGGATGCCTGGGAGAGGAACCGGGCATAGCGGTTTGGGTGTTTTCTTTCCGAGCTCACCTCCCTTTCCCTTGCTGACCCGCGCTTGAACCTACATCGGCAGGGTGAGACGgactgctgcctgctgcagttccTTCCTCCGTGGCCGGGCAGAAATACAAGCCGAGCCTTTCGAGGTGAACCAGAGGACAGCGGAGGCTACTCCGCCGATGCGGCAGCATAATTGCAGCTCTGCCCAGAGGGCACCGGGCGCCTCCAGCACTGGGGAGCGCCCGCCCCGTCCGGCCGCAGCTCCGGCCTCTGACTCGCCGTTCCCGGCCGGCGGCAGCAGCGGGCGAGCGAAGGAGCTCGGCAGCTTGCAGCGCGCATCGGCACCGGCCGCGGAGCGCCCCCGGGGGAACGTGTCTCTCGTGTGCTGCTGCGGGACATTTCTCGTCGCAACCCGCTGGTCGCTAAAGAGCATCGGCGATTAGTCCGAGGAGGCGTACCGCCCCTGGCTGTCAGCTGTCGGCAGCGTCCGCAGCCCGAGCGCGGTGCAATGGGGATCGAGCCCCGAGCCCGGCAGCACCTTTCCTTGCCCGGCGGTTGTCTGCGGCGGGCAGGATGCGCCGCGCAAAGCAAATAGTTAAAGATTTCGGGGGGAGGAGCCAGGCCGCAATCCTCAATTAAAGATGAACTTTGGGTGAACTAATTTATCGGACCAAGGTAGGGTGGGCAGCAACCTGGGAAGGGTATAAAAGGCGGCCCGCTGCTAGTCTGGCGCGCGCACTTGGAGCTCCCGGGGGGTCGGACCGGACCGGACCAGACCAGGCTAGGTTAGGCTAGGTTTCCAGCCATGGGCTTCTCCGCCCTAGTTGCCAGCGCCTTGTGCACCTTTCTGCTGCCCCTGCTACTTTTTCTGGCCGCCGTCAAGCTCTGGGATCTTTACTGTGTGAGCGGCCGCGACCCCAGCTGCCCCCTCCCGCTGCCCCCGGGCACCATGGGGCTCCCCTTCTTCGGGGAAACGCTGCAGATGGTGCTGCAGGTAAGGCGAGGCGATGCCGTGAGGAGATCCCTTCCCTTGCTGCGGGGAAGGGAGATACGTGGTGAGAGATATGCCCAGGTGGAAAGAactgctctccctgccccttcctctcctcctttttaaaatgtatttttattttttccccaccccccacGGTCCAGAGGCGGAAATTCCTGCAAATGAAGCGCAAAAAATACGGCTTCATTTACAAGACTCACCTCTTCGGGCGGCCTACGGTGCGAGTGATGGGTGCCGAGAACGTGCGGCACATTCTACTGGGAGAGCACCGTCTCGTCTCCGTGCAGTGGCCCGCCTCGGTGCGCACCATCCTGGGCTCGGGCTGCCTCTCTAATCTCCACAACGGGCAGCACAAGCACCGCAAAAAGGTACGGTCCCGATGGCGGGCGGGGAGCGGGTGCGGCCGCGGCTGCCCCAGGCGCGGCGGCTGAGCCTGTCCCCCCATCTCCTAACTCCCTGGGTAGGTGATCATGCGGGCCTTCTCCCGGGACGCCCTGCAGCACTACGTGCCCGTCATCCAGGAAGAGGTGAGCGCCTGCCTGGAGCGGTGGCTGGGCGCCGCCGGGCCCTGCCTGCTGGTGTACCCCGAGGTGAAGCGCCTCATGTTTCGCATTGCCATGAGGATCCTGCTGGGCTTCCAGCCCCGCCAGGCCAACCCCGACGgtgagcagcagctggtggaggCCTTCGAGGAGATGATTCGCaacctcttctccctccccatcGATGTGCCCTTCAGCGGGCTCTACCGGGTAAGACTTCGGGCTGGGAGGTGAGGGGGTGCCCCTGCATCCAGGACAGCGGAGAATGGATGGAAGGGATGGCAGTAAGGTCAAAGTTCCACATTCTCTATGCTGCCTGGCCAGGGCTTGCGGGCTCGCAACGTCATTCACGCTAAGATTGAGGAGAATATCCGTGCCAAGATGGCCCACAAGGAGCCTGAGGGTGGCTACAAggatgtgctgcagctgctgatggaGCACACTCAGGGTAACGGGGAGCAACTCAACATGCAGGTGAGGTTCCCCAGGATCAGATATgtccctttcctctctgttaGCAGCACAGGTATCTTCTGGGGCCAAAAGAAGAGAGCAGCAAGGGTTCCTTTCCCTCATGAAATAACCTTGCTTGGGTGCACTGGGGTGCAGAGACTGCAACCAGGCTGTTGGATAGGGTGCACAGGACCAGGGCCATGTCCATGGGGAGCATGATCACTACTCCCATCCTGGCCCCCCCGTGCCTGCTCCAATCTGGGAGCAATGCATAGTGTTGTGGTGGTAGAATGGGCCTGGTACAGATACTTTGTTTGGGGTCCGTCTTATCCTTTCTCTGTCCTCTGTGTAAGGAGTTGAAGGAGTCTGCTACAGAGCTACTCTTTGGGGGCCATGAAACCACTGCTAGTGCTGCCACGTCGCTGGTTGCCTTCCTAGGACTCCACCATGATGTCCTGCAGAAAGTGAGGAAAGAGCTGCAGGTGAAGGTGTGTGTCTTCCCCAGAGCCATTTTACAGGAGGGGGCAGTGGGAAAATACCCCCAGGAGAGGTGTCCTAGACAGGGCTCCCCTTGACCCTGTCAGGAAAACACCACTCACTGAGAGGTGGctgctttgcagtgctgggaggCCTGGACACTTGCTCCATAAATGTTATGGCAACATCTTGCTTTTTAGGGGTTACTGTGCAGTCACAACCAAGAGAAGCAGCTGGATATGGAGGTCTTAGAGCAGCTGAAGTACACAGGTTGTGTCATCAAAGAGACCCTCAGGCTGAGCCCTCCTGTTCCTGGAGGATTTCGAATTGCACTCAAGACCCTTGAGCTAAATGTAAGTGGGGCTTGGGTTTGACTTCTCAGCACAGCTGTAAAACACTAGAGCATTGATGTAGCATGTCTGCCTTTGAGTGACCTGCAGGAAGCCAGGGGG
This window contains:
- the LOC139798274 gene encoding uncharacterized protein, producing MLFSDQRVATRNVPQQHTRDTFPRGRSAAGADARCKLPSSFARPLLPPAGNGESEAGAAAGRGGRSPVLEAPGALWAELQLCCRIGGVASAVLWFTSKGSACISARPRRKELQQAAVRLTLPMHPLLALARGSLAVTARKKSSARQRPGTGLAPRLQPRSGGAPSRSRRVGTGGCSPEWSGRSGQEELDGIGAVGGAAGRLQSLWQPLCPGARRGRWGKRRLCTECGRERGAPCRVQLLPINYRASFFPFSFFFFFSVLLLCS
- the CYP26A1 gene encoding cytochrome P450 26A1, which encodes MGFSALVASALCTFLLPLLLFLAAVKLWDLYCVSGRDPSCPLPLPPGTMGLPFFGETLQMVLQRRKFLQMKRKKYGFIYKTHLFGRPTVRVMGAENVRHILLGEHRLVSVQWPASVRTILGSGCLSNLHNGQHKHRKKVIMRAFSRDALQHYVPVIQEEVSACLERWLGAAGPCLLVYPEVKRLMFRIAMRILLGFQPRQANPDGEQQLVEAFEEMIRNLFSLPIDVPFSGLYRGLRARNVIHAKIEENIRAKMAHKEPEGGYKDVLQLLMEHTQGNGEQLNMQELKESATELLFGGHETTASAATSLVAFLGLHHDVLQKVRKELQVKGLLCSHNQEKQLDMEVLEQLKYTGCVIKETLRLSPPVPGGFRIALKTLELNGYQIPKGWNVIYSICDTHDVADLFTDKDEFNPDRFMSPSPEDSSRFSFIPFGGGLRSCVGKEFAKVLLKIFTVELARSCDWQLLNGPPTMKTGPIVYPVDNLPTKFIGFSGQI